A single genomic interval of Romboutsia ilealis harbors:
- a CDS encoding Panacea domain-containing protein has product MFTEESLENVVIEYLKDIDYTYIHGSNLNRDNKEVLLLDRLEERLININKEIPKSSIKEAIRKIRAFETNDVFTNNKLFHKYFTEGVEVTDFINGETKYYTIKLIDYDDIENNDFLVVNQLEIVEECRNRIEELKKSELAISVDESNEHKIDNVAINIIRKCGEITPLALQKLLYYSQAFYKLFTGDYLFDNDCEAWIHGPVYRCIYDRYKCFGRGQIEINDSDEILLDEIEDYIVGCVVRYFGCYSGKILEEMTHSEMPWILTRRGLKKDVGCNRIIEKEFIDIYFKNVKDKYKLISIDDIKEYSTTLFNSIN; this is encoded by the coding sequence ATGTTTACAGAAGAAAGCCTAGAAAATGTAGTCATAGAATACCTAAAAGACATTGACTACACATATATACATGGAAGTAACTTAAACAGAGATAACAAAGAAGTTCTTCTACTAGATAGATTAGAAGAACGCCTTATAAATATAAATAAAGAAATACCAAAAAGCTCAATAAAAGAAGCAATAAGAAAAATACGTGCATTTGAAACTAATGACGTATTTACAAACAATAAACTATTCCACAAATATTTTACAGAAGGAGTGGAAGTAACAGACTTTATAAATGGAGAAACAAAGTATTACACTATAAAATTAATTGATTATGACGATATAGAAAATAACGACTTTTTAGTAGTAAATCAATTAGAAATAGTGGAAGAATGTAGAAATAGAATTGAAGAGTTAAAAAAATCAGAACTTGCCATAAGTGTAGACGAATCAAATGAACATAAAATTGATAATGTAGCTATTAATATAATAAGAAAGTGTGGAGAAATAACACCGTTAGCTCTTCAAAAGCTTTTATACTACTCACAAGCTTTTTATAAGTTGTTTACTGGAGATTATTTATTTGATAATGATTGTGAAGCATGGATTCATGGACCTGTTTATAGATGTATTTATGATAGATATAAATGCTTTGGAAGAGGTCAAATAGAAATTAACGATAGCGATGAAATTTTACTAGATGAGATTGAAGATTATATAGTTGGTTGTGTAGTTAGGTACTTTGGGTGTTATAGTGGAAAAATTCTTGAAGAAATGACTCATTCAGAAATGCCTTGGATTTTAACTAGAAGAGGATTAAAAAAGGATGTTGGATGTAATAGAATAATTGAAAAAGAATTTATTGATATATATTTCAAAAACGTAAAAGATAAGTATAAATTAATTAGTATAGATGATATAAAAGAATATAGTACTACTTTATTTAACTCAATAAATTAA
- a CDS encoding restriction endonuclease subunit S encodes MSCNEWKEYTLDEVCISITDGSHSSPKSVENGYPMASVKDMGYFEINIDSCRQISEEDYQKLVNGKCKPEINDVLIAKDGSYMKFVNVVKEEKDLVLLSSIAILKPNIDILNPLFLKYYLLTPNVKHELEYGYVSGSAIRRIVLKDFKRFPIKLPPSEEQEKIANILSSLDDKIELNNEMNKTLEEMAQSIFKRWFVDFEFPNDEGQPYKSSGGEMVDSEFGMIPNGWEVKNLDEVLELIIDYRGKTPKKLGSDWSDEGIMALSAKHIKDGNLVNLEVIKYVSNELYEKWMKDKLKMGDIIMTSEAPVGELYYINTNTEYCLSQRVYGLRSNKNILKSSLLYYMLDSKHVKGQILNRSTGTTVVGIRQTELRKVNVIVPPMNIQESISILLDKILSKKEILDNENTNLAQIRNSILPKLMNGEIKIGI; translated from the coding sequence ATGAGTTGTAATGAGTGGAAAGAATATACTTTAGATGAAGTTTGTATAAGTATAACAGATGGTTCTCATTCTAGCCCTAAGAGTGTAGAAAATGGATATCCAATGGCATCAGTTAAGGATATGGGATATTTTGAAATAAATATAGATTCATGTAGACAAATAAGTGAAGAAGATTATCAGAAGTTAGTAAATGGAAAATGTAAGCCAGAAATAAATGATGTATTGATAGCTAAAGATGGTAGTTATATGAAGTTTGTTAATGTTGTAAAAGAAGAAAAGGACTTAGTTCTTTTATCTTCAATAGCAATACTTAAACCTAATATAGATATACTTAATCCTTTATTTTTAAAGTATTATTTATTAACTCCAAATGTAAAACATGAATTAGAGTATGGTTATGTATCAGGTTCTGCAATAAGGAGAATAGTACTTAAAGACTTTAAGAGATTTCCTATAAAATTACCACCATCAGAAGAACAAGAAAAGATAGCTAATATTTTATCTTCTTTAGATGATAAGATAGAGTTAAATAATGAGATGAACAAGACTTTAGAAGAGATGGCTCAAAGTATTTTTAAGAGATGGTTTGTTGATTTTGAGTTTCCTAATGATGAGGGTCAGCCTTATAAGAGCAGTGGTGGAGAGATGGTTGATAGTGAGTTTGGTATGATTCCTAATGGATGGGAAGTTAAGAATCTTGATGAAGTCCTAGAATTAATAATTGATTATAGAGGAAAAACACCTAAAAAACTAGGTTCAGATTGGTCTGATGAAGGTATAATGGCATTATCAGCAAAGCATATTAAAGATGGAAATTTAGTAAATCTTGAAGTAATAAAATATGTAAGTAATGAATTATATGAAAAGTGGATGAAAGATAAACTAAAAATGGGTGACATAATTATGACTTCAGAAGCACCAGTAGGAGAATTATACTATATAAACACTAATACAGAATATTGTCTAAGTCAAAGAGTATATGGGTTAAGAAGTAATAAAAATATATTAAAAAGTAGTTTATTATATTATATGTTGGATTCAAAACATGTAAAAGGTCAGATATTAAATAGATCAACTGGAACTACGGTTGTAGGAATTAGGCAAACTGAATTAAGAAAAGTTAATGTAATAGTTCCACCAATGAATATACAAGAAAGTATATCTATTTTGTTAGATAAAATACTATCTAAAAAAGAAATATTAGATAATGAAAATACGAATTTAGCTCAAATAAGAAATAGTATATTGCCAAAGCTAATGAATGGTGAGATAAAAATAGGTATATAA
- a CDS encoding ATP-binding protein yields the protein MNLNNLEKDWDKSNYKCNKCRDLTFIINDGVATPCECRIVKEAKDILRKSGISEEFRNKNFENFKTINDSQAINAYNKAIKYSNNFHIIKNNTQNSIMFMGQSGSGKTHLSLSIANVLMDNGVGVVYMGYRDVITQIKQNIMDEVYYNKIMNRYKNAKVLLIDDLFKGSISKSDINIMFELINHRYFNKLPVIVSTELSIENLVNIDEALGSRLIEMSKDFLVGIRNKKLNYRIYG from the coding sequence ATGAACTTGAACAACTTAGAAAAAGATTGGGATAAGAGTAATTATAAATGTAATAAATGTAGAGACCTTACCTTTATAATAAATGATGGTGTGGCAACACCATGTGAATGTAGGATAGTTAAAGAAGCTAAAGATATTTTAAGAAAAAGTGGAATAAGCGAAGAATTTAGAAATAAAAACTTTGAAAACTTTAAAACTATAAATGATAGCCAAGCTATAAATGCCTATAACAAAGCTATAAAATATTCTAATAACTTTCATATTATAAAAAATAATACTCAAAACTCAATAATGTTTATGGGACAATCTGGATCGGGAAAAACTCATTTATCACTTAGCATTGCAAATGTATTAATGGATAATGGTGTAGGAGTTGTTTATATGGGATATAGGGACGTAATAACGCAGATAAAACAAAATATTATGGATGAGGTTTACTATAATAAAATTATGAATAGATATAAAAATGCAAAAGTGCTTTTAATAGATGATTTATTTAAGGGAAGCATTAGTAAAAGTGATATAAATATAATGTTTGAACTTATTAATCATAGGTATTTTAATAAGTTGCCAGTGATAGTTAGCACAGAACTTAGTATAGAAAACTTGGTTAATATAGATGAGGCTTTAGGTAGTAGGTTGATTGAGATGTCAAAAGATTTCCTAGTAGGAATAAGGAATAAAAAATTAAATTATAGAATCTACGGATAA
- a CDS encoding DUF1659 domain-containing protein has protein sequence MAVNEMKNPSSLRIKLDLGMLDGKTKVKSKTFSSVKPDASAQNVYEVAEALMTLQEYTTIEIAKIDNTTLA, from the coding sequence ATGGCTGTTAATGAAATGAAAAACCCATCAAGCTTAAGAATAAAACTAGACTTAGGTATGTTAGATGGTAAAACAAAGGTTAAAAGTAAGACATTTTCATCCGTTAAACCTGATGCATCAGCACAAAATGTGTATGAGGTTGCAGAGGCTTTAATGACTCTTCAAGAATACACAACAATTGAAATAGCTAAGATAGATAATACTACTTTAGCTTAA
- a CDS encoding HD domain-containing protein gives MNKDLMIEKTKLFVKDKLEYEGSGHDWFHIERVYKLAKYIAQKENADSFIVEMSALLHDIDDWKFSNTNDTKTTVTENFLKSINIDNESFKKIIKIIQTISFKGGVVDSTQHTIEGKVVQDADRLDAIGAIGIARAFTYGGSKSRIIYDPNLKPIDFKSLNEVKNSQNHTINHFYEKLLKLKDLMNTNTAKEIAQKRHKFMEDFLNVFYSEWNFNEQY, from the coding sequence ATGAATAAAGATTTAATGATAGAAAAAACTAAATTATTTGTTAAAGATAAACTAGAATATGAAGGTAGCGGACATGATTGGTTTCATATAGAAAGAGTATATAAATTAGCTAAATATATAGCACAAAAAGAAAATGCAGACTCTTTTATTGTTGAAATGTCAGCGCTATTACATGATATTGATGACTGGAAATTTTCAAATACCAATGATACAAAAACCACAGTTACAGAAAACTTTTTAAAATCCATAAATATAGATAATGAATCTTTTAAGAAAATAATTAAAATAATACAAACTATATCTTTTAAAGGTGGAGTTGTTGATTCAACACAACATACCATTGAAGGAAAGGTAGTTCAAGATGCAGATAGACTAGATGCTATAGGTGCTATAGGAATAGCTAGAGCATTTACTTATGGTGGGAGTAAAAGTAGAATAATATATGATCCAAACTTAAAGCCTATAGATTTTAAGTCCTTAAATGAAGTTAAGAATTCACAAAACCATACAATAAATCATTTTTATGAAAAGTTATTAAAATTAAAGGATTTAATGAATACAAATACAGCAAAAGAAATAGCTCAAAAAAGACATAAATTCATGGAAGATTTTCTAAATGTGTTTTATAGTGAATGGAATTTTAATGAACAGTACTAA
- a CDS encoding YvrJ family protein — translation MCFKVNSELQTLIASVGFPIALSMYLLVRIEGKLQTLSDSINELSKNIIRIK, via the coding sequence ATGTGTTTCAAGGTGAATTCAGAGTTACAAACTTTGATAGCTTCTGTAGGCTTTCCTATTGCTCTTAGTATGTATTTACTTGTGAGGATTGAGGGTAAGTTACAGACTTTATCTGATAGTATTAATGAATTATCTAAAAATATTATAAGGATAAAATAG
- a CDS encoding Mor transcription activator family protein, producing the protein MLDNLTINDLPDGVVDVVEVIGMDAFKSLVKFAGGSNLYIPNESSLVKGARNRMIRESFDGDYKKVSRKFGISTAQVRNIVNYK; encoded by the coding sequence ATGTTAGATAATTTAACTATAAATGATTTACCAGATGGTGTTGTTGATGTTGTTGAGGTTATAGGTATGGATGCTTTTAAGAGTTTGGTTAAGTTTGCTGGTGGAAGTAATTTATATATACCTAATGAATCAAGTCTTGTTAAAGGGGCTAGAAATAGGATGATTAGGGAGAGTTTTGATGGTGATTATAAGAAGGTTTCTAGAAAGTTTGGAATTAGTACAGCTCAAGTTAGAAATATTGTTAATTATAAGTAA
- a CDS encoding phage antirepressor KilAC domain-containing protein yields the protein MEINKVFRNKEFGEISVIVKDKKEYFEAIPVATILGYQNPRGAILRHCKKEGVLFQDVRVVTGVKKDGSNAQKFVSKKYISEGNLYRLIMKSKLPSAINFENWIMDEVLPEIRKYGTYLNDDAIEKTLKDPDFIIHLAMEIKKEREEKLMAQRKAENLEAIITIDTPYTNFGKKVAVSSDAITIGQFAKLLSNNDIVIGRNRLFTLLRDRGYLIKKGKDKNMPKQTYLEQGLFKIAENVVKTVEGEILSTTTLVTGKGQMYFLDLLSNLI from the coding sequence ATGGAAATAAACAAGGTTTTTAGAAATAAGGAATTTGGGGAGATTAGCGTAATAGTTAAAGATAAAAAAGAGTATTTTGAAGCAATACCAGTGGCAACTATACTAGGTTATCAAAATCCAAGGGGAGCAATACTTAGACATTGTAAAAAAGAAGGGGTACTGTTTCAAGACGTAAGGGTAGTAACTGGAGTCAAAAAAGATGGAAGTAATGCACAAAAATTTGTATCTAAAAAATACATAAGTGAAGGAAACTTATACAGATTAATCATGAAGTCAAAATTGCCAAGTGCAATAAACTTTGAAAACTGGATAATGGATGAAGTACTTCCAGAAATAAGAAAATATGGTACATACTTAAATGATGATGCAATAGAAAAAACACTTAAAGATCCAGACTTTATAATACATTTAGCAATGGAGATTAAAAAAGAAAGAGAAGAAAAATTAATGGCACAAAGAAAAGCTGAAAACTTAGAAGCAATAATTACAATAGATACACCTTACACAAACTTTGGAAAAAAGGTTGCAGTAAGTTCTGATGCAATAACTATAGGTCAATTTGCAAAACTACTTAGCAATAACGATATAGTAATTGGTAGAAACAGATTGTTTACATTGCTAAGGGATAGAGGCTATCTTATAAAAAAGGGAAAAGACAAAAACATGCCAAAGCAAACATACCTAGAACAAGGATTATTTAAAATAGCTGAAAATGTAGTTAAGACTGTTGAAGGAGAAATACTATCAACTACAACTTTAGTAACAGGAAAGGGACAAATGTATTTTTTAGATTTACTAAGCAACTTAATATAA
- a CDS encoding N-acetylmuramoyl-L-alanine amidase family protein — translation MKWYLDFGHGGKDSGAVGTYNTKESDVVLKIGMIIKENLEKHNQKVITTRQNDKYYSLDYRSKKANENKCDYFVSIHMNAATNKLAKGCEVWVYDEKSKVYTLSKNICTNLSKAINTLNRGVKVSKKFSVLRKTKMPALLIEIDFISNPSVESNLSLEKYIKDISSSISSTLLSFANNL, via the coding sequence ATGAAATGGTACTTAGACTTTGGACATGGAGGAAAAGACTCTGGAGCAGTTGGAACTTATAATACAAAAGAAAGTGATGTAGTTTTAAAAATAGGTATGATTATAAAAGAAAACTTAGAAAAACATAATCAAAAAGTAATAACAACACGACAAAACGATAAATACTACTCCCTAGATTATAGAAGTAAAAAAGCAAATGAAAACAAATGTGATTACTTTGTAAGTATACATATGAACGCTGCAACTAACAAATTAGCAAAGGGTTGTGAGGTATGGGTTTATGATGAAAAAAGTAAGGTTTATACATTATCTAAAAACATATGCACTAATCTTTCAAAGGCTATAAATACTTTAAACAGAGGTGTAAAAGTGTCAAAAAAGTTTTCAGTACTTAGAAAAACTAAAATGCCTGCATTACTAATAGAGATAGACTTTATATCTAACCCTAGTGTTGAATCAAATTTATCTTTAGAAAAATACATAAAAGATATATCATCAAGTATCTCATCTACCCTACTATCGTTTGCTAATAATTTATAA
- a CDS encoding type II TA system antitoxin MqsA family protein, which yields MSTEKRKVYCEKCNEKVEYLIINEVKEEYKNVKVNVEQNIGVCSQCKERLYVTELEEANLDRLYTKYRELTGIVSPKDIIEFREKYNISQRELVAILDWGKMTINRYERGSLPNQSHSEILKLIINNESYFREKVEDAYKAGRITEKTYTEIFTCVDKEVNITQQFSIQTLIKDTLSHNPSIYNGFRKFDLDRLENLIGYLASRVNNLYKTSLNKYLWYIDFVNYKNNLKSITGLRYARFTYGPIIEGKNYGLILYLDNKFEKEIKEINYNEIVKIKSKNNYDLSLFSKDEIKVIDEVIELLKNKTVTKISDLSHEERAWIETKDNELISYEYAHTLKAI from the coding sequence ATGAGTACAGAAAAAAGAAAAGTATATTGTGAAAAATGTAATGAAAAAGTAGAATACTTAATTATAAATGAAGTAAAAGAAGAATATAAAAATGTAAAAGTTAATGTTGAACAAAATATAGGTGTTTGCTCACAATGTAAAGAAAGATTATATGTTACAGAATTAGAAGAAGCTAATTTAGATAGATTATATACGAAATATAGAGAATTAACTGGCATAGTATCGCCTAAAGATATAATAGAATTTAGAGAAAAGTATAATATATCTCAAAGAGAGCTAGTAGCAATACTTGATTGGGGCAAAATGACTATAAATAGATATGAAAGAGGAAGTTTACCTAATCAAAGTCATAGTGAAATATTAAAATTAATTATAAATAATGAAAGTTATTTTAGAGAAAAGGTAGAAGATGCATATAAAGCTGGTAGAATTACTGAAAAAACATATACTGAAATTTTTACATGTGTAGATAAAGAAGTTAATATTACACAACAATTTAGTATACAAACCCTTATAAAAGATACATTATCTCATAATCCAAGTATATATAATGGTTTTAGGAAATTTGACTTAGATAGACTAGAAAATCTTATTGGATATTTAGCATCAAGAGTTAATAATTTATATAAGACTAGTCTTAATAAATATTTATGGTATATTGATTTTGTAAACTATAAGAATAATTTAAAATCAATTACAGGACTTAGATATGCAAGGTTTACTTATGGTCCTATAATAGAAGGTAAAAACTATGGACTTATATTATATTTAGATAATAAGTTTGAAAAAGAAATTAAAGAAATTAATTATAATGAAATAGTTAAAATTAAGAGTAAAAATAATTATGATTTAAGTTTATTTTCTAAAGATGAGATAAAAGTAATAGATGAAGTTATTGAATTACTTAAAAATAAAACTGTTACTAAGATATCAGATTTATCACATGAAGAAAGAGCATGGATAGAAACTAAAGATAATGAATTAATATCATATGAATATGCACATACTTTAAAAGCAATATAA
- a CDS encoding helix-turn-helix transcriptional regulator, whose product MGLKGLKAKRMLMGLTQQDISKKIGIACKTYNFKENGRNDFTLSEVSKISKYLDLSAQEIKDIFINCNEV is encoded by the coding sequence ATGGGGCTTAAAGGACTTAAGGCAAAAAGGATGTTAATGGGGCTTACTCAACAAGATATTTCTAAAAAAATAGGGATTGCTTGCAAAACTTATAATTTTAAAGAAAATGGGAGAAATGATTTTACATTAAGTGAGGTTTCAAAAATTAGTAAGTATTTAGACTTAAGTGCACAAGAAATAAAAGATATATTTATAAATTGTAATGAAGTTTAA
- a CDS encoding class I SAM-dependent DNA methyltransferase, which produces MATIGFEEELWASADKLRNNMDAAEYKHVVLGLIFLKYVSDTFMEKYKELLEEDEDFAEDMDAYLAEGVFWVPEIARWDYIAKHSKQAEIGQIVDSALDAIEKENDSLRGVLPKNYSRPELDKRILGEIIDLFTNINVGGKEGKEKDILGRVYEYFLGKFAANEGKGGGEFYTPKSIVALMVEMIQPFKGYVYDPACGSGGMFVQSLKFVEEHSGSTFDISVYGQESNPTTWKLAKMNLAIRGIENNLGSKNADTFHEDLHKNLKADYILANPPFNQSDWGQPLLVDDARWKWGTPPQGNANYGWIEHMLDKLSQKGKAGVVLANGSLSSNTSGEGDIRRKILEDDLVDCIVALPDKLFYTTGIPVCIWFFNRDKKHKGQTLFIDARKMGDMVNRRLRELSDEDIKKIANTYIAWQNEEGYEDVQGYCKVASIDEIKEHDYILTPGRYVGIEEVEDDGEDFEEKMERLTNTLANQFKKSRELEEEIRKQLGGIGYEL; this is translated from the coding sequence ATGGCAACAATCGGATTCGAAGAAGAATTATGGGCAAGTGCTGATAAATTAAGAAATAATATGGATGCAGCAGAATATAAACACGTAGTACTAGGACTAATATTTTTAAAATACGTTTCAGATACATTTATGGAAAAATACAAAGAACTATTAGAAGAAGATGAAGACTTTGCAGAAGATATGGATGCATACTTAGCAGAAGGAGTATTCTGGGTGCCAGAAATAGCTCGTTGGGATTACATAGCAAAACACTCAAAACAAGCAGAAATAGGACAAATAGTAGATAGTGCATTAGATGCAATAGAAAAAGAAAATGATTCATTAAGAGGAGTACTACCTAAAAATTACTCTAGACCAGAACTAGATAAAAGAATATTAGGTGAAATAATAGACTTATTCACTAATATAAACGTAGGTGGTAAAGAAGGAAAAGAAAAAGATATACTAGGTAGAGTATACGAATATTTCTTGGGAAAATTTGCAGCCAACGAAGGTAAAGGTGGAGGAGAATTCTATACACCAAAATCTATAGTTGCACTTATGGTAGAAATGATTCAGCCTTTCAAAGGATATGTATACGACCCTGCTTGTGGAAGTGGAGGTATGTTTGTTCAATCACTTAAATTCGTAGAAGAACATAGTGGAAGTACATTTGATATAAGTGTATATGGACAAGAAAGTAACCCTACTACATGGAAACTAGCAAAAATGAACTTAGCTATAAGGGGAATAGAAAATAACTTAGGAAGTAAAAATGCAGATACTTTCCACGAAGATTTACATAAAAACTTAAAGGCAGACTATATACTAGCAAATCCACCATTTAACCAAAGCGACTGGGGACAACCATTATTAGTAGATGATGCTAGATGGAAATGGGGAACACCACCTCAAGGAAATGCTAACTATGGATGGATAGAGCATATGTTAGATAAACTAAGCCAAAAAGGTAAGGCAGGAGTAGTACTTGCCAATGGTTCATTATCTTCTAATACTTCTGGAGAAGGGGATATAAGAAGAAAAATACTAGAAGATGATTTAGTAGATTGTATAGTAGCATTACCAGATAAGCTATTCTATACTACTGGTATACCTGTATGTATATGGTTCTTTAATAGAGATAAAAAGCATAAAGGACAAACTTTATTTATAGATGCTCGTAAAATGGGTGATATGGTAAATAGAAGGTTAAGAGAATTAAGTGATGAAGATATTAAAAAGATAGCTAATACTTATATAGCTTGGCAAAATGAAGAAGGATACGAAGATGTTCAAGGATATTGTAAGGTTGCAAGTATTGATGAGATAAAGGAACATGATTATATACTTACTCCTGGTAGATATGTAGGTATTGAGGAAGTTGAAGATGATGGTGAAGACTTTGAGGAGAAGATGGAAAGGCTAACTAATACTTTGGCTAATCAGTTTAAGAAGTCTAGGGAGCTTGAGGAAGAGATAAGAAAGCAACTTGGAGGAATTGGCTATGAGTTGTAA
- a CDS encoding GH25 family lysozyme, whose product MSYKGIDVSHYQGNIDWKKVKENIDFAILRLGWIGNTNHTLDTKFETYYKACKREGIPIGVYVYNYCNTQERAESGAKWAVNQLKGKSIDLPVYIDMEDSKIEHLGKVKLTNICIAFNTVIENAGYWAGVYANLNWYTNYLNKDTIKARYTTWVANYGVSQDRYKGQYDMLQYSDTGKVPGISGNVDMNIMYRDLINEIKGSNPGTDKKTIEELAKEVIAGQWGNGEERKIKLINAGYDYEAVQAKVNEILQSTDRKTVEELAKEVIAGQWGNGEERKTRLTNAGYDYEAVQAKVNEILGSTDRKTVEELAKEVIAGQWGNGEERKTRLTNAGYDYEAVQAKVNEILESTDRKTIEELAKEVIAGQWGDGEERKTRLTNAGYDYAAVQAKVNEMLEENTSTTNYYPPVSSTYNSIVEALNSIGVDSSFNNRKQIAIKNGINDYTGTAEQNIELLNKLKDGKLIEI is encoded by the coding sequence ATGAGTTATAAAGGTATTGATGTAAGTCATTATCAAGGTAATATTGATTGGAAAAAAGTAAAAGAAAATATTGATTTTGCTATATTGAGGTTAGGTTGGATAGGAAATACTAATCATACCTTAGATACAAAATTTGAAACCTATTACAAAGCTTGTAAAAGAGAAGGCATTCCAATAGGTGTATATGTATATAACTATTGTAATACACAAGAAAGGGCAGAAAGTGGTGCCAAGTGGGCTGTAAATCAATTAAAAGGCAAAAGTATTGATTTGCCTGTTTATATTGATATGGAAGATAGTAAGATTGAGCATTTAGGGAAAGTTAAATTAACTAATATTTGTATTGCATTTAATACAGTAATAGAAAATGCAGGATATTGGGCAGGTGTTTATGCAAATCTTAATTGGTACACAAATTATCTTAATAAAGATACTATAAAAGCAAGATATACAACGTGGGTTGCAAATTATGGAGTATCACAAGATAGATATAAAGGTCAATATGATATGCTTCAATATTCTGACACAGGAAAAGTACCAGGAATATCAGGAAACGTTGATATGAATATAATGTATAGAGACTTAATTAATGAAATTAAAGGATCAAATCCAGGTACAGATAAAAAAACAATTGAAGAATTAGCAAAAGAAGTAATTGCTGGTCAATGGGGTAATGGAGAAGAAAGAAAAATAAAACTTATTAACGCAGGATATGATTATGAAGCTGTCCAAGCAAAAGTAAATGAAATATTACAATCTACAGATAGAAAAACAGTTGAAGAATTAGCAAAAGAAGTAATTGCAGGTCAATGGGGTAATGGAGAAGAAAGAAAAACAAGACTTACTAACGCAGGATATGATTATGAAGCTGTTCAAGCAAAAGTAAATGAAATATTAGGATCTACAGATAGAAAAACAGTTGAAGAATTAGCAAAAGAAGTAATTGCAGGTCAATGGGGTAATGGAGAAGAAAGAAAAACAAGACTTACTAACGCAGGATATGATTATGAAGCTGTCCAAGCAAAAGTAAATGAAATATTAGAATCTACAGATAGAAAAACAATTGAAGAATTAGCAAAAGAAGTAATTGCAGGTCAATGGGGTGATGGAGAGGAAAGAAAAACAAGACTTACTAATGCAGGATATGATTATGCAGCTGTTCAAGCAAAAGTAAATGAAATGTTAGAAGAAAATACAAGTACAACAAATTATTACCCACCTGTTAGTTCAACTTATAATTCAATAGTTGAAGCTCTAAACTCTATTGGTGTTGATAGTTCCTTTAATAACAGAAAACAAATAGCTATAAAAAACGGAATAAATGACTATACAGGTACAGCAGAACAAAATATAGAGTTACTAAATAAATTAAAAGATGGTAAATTGATTGAGATATAA
- a CDS encoding DUF2922 domain-containing protein, with product MKINKRLVMTFKTTDDKKVSLSVDDPREDITESEIKSAMDLVVDKNIFAPNGADIASIVEAKVVVTDTTPYDLEL from the coding sequence ATGAAAATAAATAAAAGACTTGTTATGACTTTTAAAACTACTGATGATAAGAAGGTTTCTTTATCAGTTGATGATCCAAGAGAGGATATTACTGAATCTGAGATAAAATCAGCTATGGATTTAGTAGTAGATAAAAATATCTTTGCTCCTAATGGTGCTGATATAGCATCAATAGTTGAGGCTAAGGTTGTTGTTACTGATACTACACCCTATGATTTAGAGTTATAA